In the genome of Desulfovibrio desulfuricans, one region contains:
- a CDS encoding glycosyltransferase family 2 protein, with amino-acid sequence MSSQTLVSVVIPSHNYAAFLPQAVSSVLAQRAPGIDVEVIVVDDGSTDDTVEVAQGLGADITFIHQENTGPSGARNAGLRAASGDFVAFLDADDLFAKGLFASHLRVFEAQPELDMVICRCMDIQHGQGDRGLALWSLANSHWDVHACNANLAPIHCFLLRMSCARRVGFFDESIRYCEDQEYWLRCYGYGAKVGVNPDGLVLYRRHGDNSTCDMRPMYLNDSFMQEKIAGMLGGLPHFPDHAKCAGWLAHAAGCLVSAGYLCQLDQQRMLAMQNFFTHAVLNAAPLFNLDARGDATDNLGLVQYYYGGRCLRLRNWRGLQLTPAAAKAVLVLNRLFPRLADLSAEALDARLHSAYAKLCVSGLPPQVRMG; translated from the coding sequence ATGTCCTCGCAAACCCTGGTGTCGGTGGTCATTCCCAGCCACAATTATGCCGCATTCCTGCCGCAGGCTGTGTCCAGCGTGCTTGCGCAGCGCGCTCCCGGCATTGATGTAGAAGTGATTGTTGTGGACGACGGCTCCACAGACGACACTGTTGAGGTCGCTCAAGGCCTTGGCGCGGACATCACTTTTATCCATCAGGAAAACACCGGCCCGTCCGGAGCCAGAAACGCCGGGCTGCGCGCGGCCAGCGGCGATTTTGTGGCTTTTTTGGATGCGGACGACCTTTTTGCCAAGGGACTTTTTGCCAGCCATCTGCGGGTTTTTGAGGCCCAGCCGGAGCTGGACATGGTCATCTGCCGCTGCATGGATATTCAGCACGGGCAGGGCGACCGGGGGCTGGCGCTCTGGTCGCTGGCCAACAGCCATTGGGACGTGCACGCCTGCAACGCCAACCTTGCGCCCATCCACTGTTTTTTGCTGCGCATGTCGTGCGCCCGGCGCGTCGGTTTTTTTGACGAGAGCATCCGTTATTGCGAGGATCAGGAATACTGGCTGCGCTGCTACGGGTACGGGGCCAAGGTAGGCGTCAACCCGGACGGATTGGTGCTTTACAGGCGGCACGGCGACAATTCCACCTGCGACATGCGGCCCATGTATCTGAACGACTCGTTTATGCAGGAAAAAATAGCCGGGATGCTGGGCGGTCTTCCGCATTTTCCCGATCATGCCAAGTGCGCGGGCTGGCTGGCCCACGCCGCTGGCTGCCTTGTTTCTGCCGGGTATCTTTGCCAGCTGGATCAGCAGCGCATGCTCGCAATGCAAAACTTTTTTACGCACGCCGTGCTCAATGCCGCGCCGCTGTTCAACCTGGACGCGCGGGGCGACGCCACCGACAATCTGGGGCTTGTCCAATATTACTACGGCGGGCGGTGTCTGCGCCTTCGCAACTGGCGCGGGCTGCAGCTGACGCCCGCCGCCGCCAAGGCGGTATTGGTGCTTAACCGGTTGTTTCCGAGGCTGGCCGATCTCTCGGCCGAGGCGCTCGACGCGCGCCTGCACAGCGCCTACGCCAAGCTTTGCGTTTCGGGCCTGCCGCCGCAGGTGCGCATGGGCTAG
- the glmU gene encoding bifunctional UDP-N-acetylglucosamine diphosphorylase/glucosamine-1-phosphate N-acetyltransferase GlmU, producing MPKNAALILAAGKGTRMHSDRPKVLQTLLGEPMLACVVEALRPVFADDIWIVAGHRAEMVQTAFPDARFVLQEQQLGTGHALIQALPALTEAGCTHLLVVNGDTPLLSESLVRYFLAEAVGSDLAFATIELDNPGAYGRVVRQQGKVRAIVEAKDYDVSLYGPASNEVNAGMYYCSLAAVETLLPHLNNSNKSGEYYITDLIGLAVAEKYNVLGIQCGRDGSLLGVNSPLELSHMEETLRARIVDGLLSSGVIVHAPDAVRVGPLAQIEPGAELTGPCEIYGRTSISRGASVASHCVVRDCSIANGAEIRSFSHLEKARVGSSALVGPFARLRPGAVLEEQSHVGNFVELKKARLGKGAKANHLTYLGDAEIGEGTNIGAGTITCNYDGKHKFQTKIGRYAFIGSNTALVAPVSVGDDALVGAGSVITRDVPNGELGIAREKQKNLPRKNK from the coding sequence ATGCCGAAGAACGCGGCTCTGATTCTTGCGGCGGGCAAGGGAACCCGCATGCACTCGGACCGGCCCAAGGTGCTGCAGACGCTGCTGGGCGAACCCATGCTTGCCTGCGTCGTTGAGGCTCTGCGCCCTGTTTTTGCCGACGATATCTGGATCGTGGCCGGGCACCGCGCCGAAATGGTGCAAACCGCCTTTCCCGATGCCCGTTTTGTATTGCAGGAGCAGCAGCTGGGTACGGGCCATGCGCTTATTCAGGCCTTGCCAGCGCTTACAGAGGCCGGTTGCACCCATCTATTGGTAGTTAACGGCGATACGCCCCTGCTCTCGGAATCTCTGGTCCGCTATTTTTTGGCAGAGGCCGTAGGCTCGGACCTGGCTTTTGCCACCATTGAACTGGATAACCCCGGCGCGTATGGCCGCGTGGTACGCCAGCAGGGCAAGGTACGGGCTATTGTTGAAGCCAAGGATTATGACGTTTCTCTTTATGGCCCGGCCTCAAATGAGGTTAACGCTGGCATGTATTACTGCAGCCTTGCAGCTGTAGAAACACTTTTGCCGCACCTCAACAACAGCAACAAGAGCGGAGAATATTATATTACCGACCTCATCGGCCTCGCCGTTGCGGAAAAATACAATGTTCTTGGCATTCAGTGCGGGCGTGACGGTTCCCTCCTGGGGGTTAATTCTCCGCTGGAACTTTCGCATATGGAGGAAACCCTGCGTGCGCGTATTGTGGACGGCCTGCTTTCGTCCGGCGTCATCGTGCACGCGCCCGACGCAGTGCGCGTGGGGCCGCTGGCGCAAATTGAACCCGGCGCGGAGCTGACAGGCCCGTGCGAAATTTATGGCCGCACCAGCATCAGCCGGGGAGCAAGCGTTGCCTCGCACTGCGTCGTGCGCGACTGCTCCATTGCCAACGGGGCGGAGATCCGCTCGTTTTCGCATCTCGAAAAAGCCCGCGTGGGCTCGTCGGCCCTTGTGGGGCCGTTTGCCCGTCTGCGGCCCGGCGCGGTGCTTGAAGAGCAGTCGCACGTGGGCAACTTTGTCGAACTTAAAAAGGCCCGCCTCGGCAAAGGGGCCAAGGCCAACCACCTTACCTATCTTGGCGATGCCGAAATCGGCGAGGGCACAAATATCGGCGCAGGCACAATCACCTGCAACTACGACGGCAAGCACAAGTTTCAGACCAAAATAGGGCGCTATGCCTTTATCGGCAGCAACACCGCTCTGGTTGCGCCCGTGAGCGTGGGCGACGACGCCCTTGTGGGCGCAGGCTCGGTGATAACCCGCGATGTGCCCAACGGCGAGCTGGGCATAGCCCGCGAAAAGCAAAAAAACCTGCCCCGCAAAAATAAATAG
- the zapB gene encoding cell division protein ZapB, with the protein MELLEQLESQVEALLARLDRLKAENAKISAESADVAAENDALEKENQKLREALENEETLRTEALNRIDALLHRIQEHDSVE; encoded by the coding sequence ATGGAACTTTTGGAGCAGCTAGAATCGCAGGTCGAGGCGCTTTTGGCCCGGCTTGACCGCCTCAAGGCGGAGAACGCGAAAATCAGTGCGGAGTCTGCCGATGTGGCAGCCGAAAATGACGCGCTTGAGAAAGAAAACCAAAAGCTGCGTGAAGCTCTTGAAAACGAAGAAACGTTGCGGACTGAGGCGCTGAATCGCATTGACGCCTTGCTGCACAGGATTCAGGAGCACGACAGCGTCGAGTAG
- the zapA gene encoding cell division protein ZapA: protein MNQDTINLTVLGLSIAFKPGADMRRVQEAVRLVEDRFADQKLRFHGGQTKDILLTFIALGLADDLLQSQKEQTDVQNRVSALLSKIEEST, encoded by the coding sequence GTGAACCAGGATACTATCAACCTCACTGTTCTTGGGCTGAGTATTGCATTCAAGCCCGGCGCCGATATGAGGCGTGTGCAGGAAGCCGTGCGGCTGGTTGAGGATCGGTTTGCTGACCAGAAGCTGAGGTTCCACGGAGGGCAGACCAAGGACATTCTGCTGACTTTTATAGCCCTTGGACTGGCGGATGATTTGCTGCAATCGCAGAAAGAGCAGACGGACGTGCAGAATCGCGTCTCGGCCCTGCTTTCAAAAATAGAGGAGTCAACATAG
- the rny gene encoding ribonuclease Y: MDPLFIAALVAAALLGVALGVLAHKHSAAKRVGDADDLAKRIVAEARKEAQAQKKEILLQGQDDLFNQKRELENEFKEREREVKARERKLEEMGGRLEEKLEKATTREHELLTAEKDLARKERQLAESEVFLQTRIDEQEQRLSQIAGLTADEAKTRLFGEIEAKTRHESARMIRQIEMEARETADRKAKEILCNVIQRYAGDYVNEQTVTAVTLPSEDMKGRIIGREGRNIRALEAATGVDLIIDDTPETVILSAYSPLRRQVAKMALERLIQDGRIHPARIEDIVQKCEQELDTQVREVGEQATFDAGVHGIHPEIVRLLGQLRYRTSFTQNVLQHSLEVSALCGMMAAELGMDVKKAKRAGLLHDIGKAVDHEVEGPHALIGADLAKKYNESQEIIHAIAAHHEDQRPSTALAVLVQAADSISGARPGARKELLENYVKRLEDLEGIATGFEGVSKAYAIQAGREIRVMVNSDMVDDDTTYILCKDIAEKIEKNLTYPGQIRVTVIRERRAVGLAK, encoded by the coding sequence ATGGATCCTTTGTTCATTGCAGCACTTGTTGCTGCGGCGCTGCTGGGGGTTGCGCTGGGGGTGTTGGCGCACAAGCATTCTGCCGCAAAGCGGGTGGGAGACGCCGACGATTTGGCGAAGCGCATAGTGGCGGAAGCGCGCAAAGAGGCGCAGGCCCAGAAGAAAGAAATTTTGCTTCAGGGTCAGGATGATCTGTTCAACCAGAAACGGGAGCTCGAAAACGAATTCAAGGAACGCGAGCGCGAGGTCAAGGCCCGCGAACGCAAACTTGAAGAAATGGGCGGCCGCCTTGAAGAAAAGCTCGAAAAAGCGACCACGAGAGAGCACGAGCTGCTGACCGCTGAAAAAGACCTGGCCCGCAAAGAGCGTCAGCTCGCCGAGTCAGAGGTCTTTCTGCAAACCCGTATAGACGAGCAGGAACAGCGGCTTTCGCAGATCGCCGGCCTCACCGCCGACGAGGCAAAAACCCGGCTTTTTGGTGAAATTGAAGCCAAAACGCGGCACGAATCAGCGCGCATGATCCGCCAGATCGAAATGGAAGCGCGCGAAACCGCCGACCGCAAGGCCAAGGAAATTCTCTGCAATGTCATCCAGCGCTACGCTGGCGACTATGTTAATGAGCAGACCGTGACGGCTGTGACCCTTCCCAGCGAAGACATGAAGGGCCGCATTATCGGGCGCGAAGGGCGCAATATCCGCGCGCTTGAGGCTGCCACCGGCGTCGATCTTATTATCGACGATACGCCTGAAACGGTCATCCTCTCCGCTTACAGCCCATTGCGCCGTCAGGTTGCAAAGATGGCGCTCGAGCGGTTGATTCAGGATGGCCGCATCCATCCCGCCCGCATCGAAGACATTGTGCAAAAGTGCGAGCAGGAGCTGGATACGCAGGTGCGCGAGGTGGGCGAACAGGCGACCTTTGACGCGGGCGTGCACGGTATCCATCCCGAAATTGTCCGCCTGCTCGGGCAACTGCGCTACCGCACCTCGTTCACCCAAAACGTCCTGCAGCACTCGCTTGAGGTATCGGCCCTCTGCGGCATGATGGCCGCCGAGCTTGGCATGGATGTCAAAAAAGCCAAGCGCGCAGGTTTGCTGCACGACATCGGCAAGGCTGTCGACCATGAGGTGGAAGGCCCGCATGCCCTTATCGGCGCGGACCTCGCCAAAAAGTATAACGAAAGCCAGGAGATCATCCACGCCATAGCCGCCCACCATGAAGATCAGCGGCCTTCCACGGCGCTTGCAGTGCTGGTGCAGGCTGCGGATTCCATCTCCGGCGCGCGTCCCGGCGCCCGCAAGGAGCTGCTTGAAAACTACGTTAAGCGGCTTGAAGACCTCGAGGGCATTGCCACCGGGTTTGAAGGCGTCAGCAAGGCGTACGCCATTCAGGCTGGCCGCGAGATACGCGTGATGGTCAACTCCGACATGGTTGATGACGACACCACCTATATTCTCTGTAAGGATATTGCTGAAAAGATTGAGAAAAATCTTACATATCCCGGGCAGATCCGCGTAACGGTCATCCGTGAACGCCGGGCAGTGGGGTTGGCCAAGTAA
- a CDS encoding trimeric intracellular cation channel family protein, with protein MQNLTLFLLDLAASFVLAAAASCRARSTGAHFSGAAVLACLAGMAAPLARDGLLGFGAMTLNQGEYLAACVCGGIIGIAVGQSGRAWQAFFWLDALGLALGTGVATIKGVMAGLGPTGSILLGVLGGLAGGLVRDLCLGDMARAVEEDMYATAAALGGMLALSLLLFCGLGQWQSALCGAALVLVLRSMRKAKIA; from the coding sequence ATGCAGAACCTTACCCTCTTTTTGTTAGATCTGGCGGCCAGCTTTGTGCTGGCCGCCGCCGCATCTTGCCGGGCGCGTTCCACTGGTGCGCACTTCAGCGGCGCAGCCGTTCTTGCCTGTCTGGCGGGGATGGCCGCGCCGCTTGCTCGTGACGGGCTGCTGGGTTTCGGCGCCATGACGCTTAACCAGGGTGAATATCTGGCCGCTTGCGTATGCGGCGGCATTATTGGTATCGCCGTGGGGCAGAGCGGCCGGGCGTGGCAGGCCTTTTTCTGGCTTGATGCCCTGGGTCTGGCCCTTGGAACAGGTGTGGCAACAATCAAGGGCGTCATGGCCGGGCTTGGTCCCACGGGCAGCATCCTGCTGGGAGTGCTGGGCGGGCTGGCTGGCGGGCTTGTGCGCGACCTCTGCCTGGGTGATATGGCGCGTGCCGTTGAGGAAGACATGTACGCCACCGCTGCGGCCCTGGGGGGTATGCTGGCCCTGAGTCTGCTGCTGTTTTGCGGGCTTGGGCAATGGCAAAGCGCACTGTGCGGCGCTGCGTTGGTGCTGGTGCTACGGAGCATGCGGAAAGCCAAAATTGCCTGA
- a CDS encoding EAL domain-containing protein — MNGNTLAHSLLCLLDDLSGRPAFLSIRRGLFIVLPLIMIGSFTVLLRNLPSEEAQRAVDALLGPVGVRACDNLISATFDIAALALVCALGGANAMRASMISPSAPAISPMLGSIVVLSCFFVIVAPEQTGSWAISFSMDRGLLLAMVVSMSSSSVFVRLASYRRFHLPEEVAGYDPVVRDVVMIMPAAVITILLFALIRLLLTFYGITDLQLVTSRLLALPFLHSGDGLGFGLLYSTASQVLWFFGAHGPNVLNSVDVNILTPAGLANAKATMLATPPPYIFTKVFFDTFTRLGGSGSTMALCLAVFVRCRDRGIKKLCLLALVPALCNVNEPLIFGIPLVLNPAFAIPFLLVPAVQTIVAYAATVLGFLPHTSVGVAWTTPPLFSGYAAVGSLSGTVVQIINLMLGFLIYLPFVTLSDAVREKHGKQVMQTLLKVASRCESGSPDTHKCLTLPGEVGRLAHTLAHDLDRALNAKENQMYLVFQPQCNHASGRVVGVEALLRWDHPVYGPIAPPITIALAEDMNRIDRLGQFILSEACKQRAAWSAAVPHDLVIAVNITPRQLRNAGFAKMVLETLHSQGLKPTQLELEITESSILEPDTHTLDLLTRLRVLGVRLAIDDFGMGHTSLRYLRAFPVTTVKVDRSLTESLNSNVQEQIVRSILDLSRSLHITTVVEGVEDERQLRIFTEIGYQTFQGYYFSKPLPGRDCLDFVRSFNGRAADQTPR, encoded by the coding sequence GCGGACGCCCGGCTTTTCTCTCCATCCGGAGGGGGCTGTTCATAGTCTTGCCGCTCATCATGATCGGCTCTTTCACCGTACTGCTGCGCAATCTGCCCTCCGAGGAAGCGCAAAGGGCCGTTGACGCCCTGCTTGGGCCAGTGGGCGTGCGCGCCTGCGACAATCTGATATCCGCGACATTTGACATAGCTGCCCTCGCGCTGGTCTGCGCCCTTGGCGGAGCAAACGCCATGCGCGCCAGCATGATCAGCCCGTCCGCCCCTGCCATCAGCCCCATGTTGGGTTCGATTGTGGTACTGTCGTGCTTTTTTGTCATCGTTGCCCCGGAGCAAACAGGCTCGTGGGCTATCAGCTTTTCCATGGATCGGGGGCTGCTGCTGGCCATGGTCGTATCCATGTCCAGCAGCTCGGTTTTTGTGCGGCTTGCCAGCTACCGCAGATTTCACCTGCCGGAAGAAGTTGCGGGCTACGACCCCGTGGTACGCGATGTGGTCATGATAATGCCTGCAGCCGTGATCACCATTCTTTTGTTTGCGCTCATACGACTGCTCCTGACGTTCTACGGCATAACCGACCTGCAGCTTGTGACAAGCAGACTGCTGGCCCTGCCCTTTTTGCACAGCGGGGACGGCTTGGGATTTGGCCTGCTGTACAGCACAGCCTCGCAGGTGCTCTGGTTTTTTGGCGCTCACGGGCCCAATGTACTCAACTCGGTAGATGTAAATATTCTCACCCCGGCGGGCCTTGCCAATGCCAAGGCCACCATGCTCGCCACTCCGCCGCCGTATATTTTCACAAAAGTTTTTTTTGATACGTTTACACGCCTGGGCGGGTCAGGGTCTACCATGGCCCTTTGCCTTGCGGTTTTTGTGCGCTGCCGGGACAGAGGCATAAAAAAACTTTGTCTTCTGGCCCTTGTGCCCGCCCTGTGCAACGTTAACGAGCCGCTTATTTTTGGCATTCCGCTGGTGCTCAACCCCGCGTTTGCCATCCCTTTTTTGCTGGTGCCCGCAGTGCAGACCATTGTGGCATATGCGGCAACGGTTCTGGGCTTTCTGCCGCATACCAGCGTCGGCGTCGCCTGGACAACACCCCCGCTGTTCAGCGGATATGCGGCCGTCGGCAGCCTCAGCGGCACGGTTGTGCAGATCATCAACCTCATGCTGGGTTTTTTGATTTATCTGCCCTTTGTCACCCTCTCGGATGCGGTACGTGAAAAACACGGCAAGCAGGTGATGCAAACCCTGCTGAAGGTGGCCAGCCGCTGCGAATCTGGCTCGCCCGACACGCACAAATGCCTTACCCTGCCCGGCGAGGTGGGACGGCTGGCGCACACGCTGGCCCATGACCTCGATCGCGCGCTCAATGCCAAAGAAAACCAGATGTACCTGGTGTTTCAACCCCAGTGCAACCATGCCTCCGGGCGAGTTGTTGGCGTAGAAGCCCTGCTGCGCTGGGACCACCCCGTGTACGGCCCCATAGCGCCGCCCATTACCATTGCGCTTGCAGAGGATATGAACCGCATTGACAGGCTCGGTCAGTTTATTCTGAGCGAGGCCTGCAAGCAGAGGGCGGCCTGGAGTGCCGCCGTGCCCCACGACCTGGTCATTGCCGTCAACATTACCCCTCGCCAGCTGCGCAACGCCGGATTTGCCAAAATGGTGCTGGAGACGCTGCACAGCCAGGGGCTCAAGCCAACCCAGCTCGAACTTGAAATTACGGAATCGTCCATTCTTGAGCCCGACACCCATACGCTGGACCTGCTCACCCGCCTGAGAGTATTGGGCGTGCGTCTGGCCATTGACGATTTTGGCATGGGGCACACGTCGCTGCGTTATCTCAGGGCGTTCCCCGTCACCACAGTCAAGGTGGACCGCTCGCTGACCGAGAGCCTCAACAGCAATGTGCAGGAGCAGATCGTACGCAGCATTCTCGACCTGAGCCGTAGCCTGCATATAACAACCGTGGTCGAGGGCGTGGAAGACGAGCGGCAGCTGCGCATTTTTACCGAGATCGGCTACCAGACGTTTCAAGGCTATTACTTCAGCAAGCCTCTACCGGGCAGGGACTGCCTGGACTTTGTGCGCAGCTTTAACGGGCGAGCTGCCGACCAGACGCCCCGCTGA